GCTCCAGCGCTGGGGCCTGCATCTTCCACACCACGGCCCCTGCCCCGGCCTGCCCGCCCCAACCTCTCTGGCTCCAGTGCGGGCAGCCCCCTCAGTGGACTGGGGGGAGAAGGTGAGCGTGGGAGCTGCTGCGAGGGCGGCAAGTGCCAGATGGTGATCCGATGCAATGGGAAATGTGGGGCCAGGCTGCTGGGGGAATCCCCCATGCTCTATGCCAGAAAGAAGAGAGGGGCAGAAGGGAGTTAGTGAGATCGCAGAGATTCCctgcccgtgtgtgtgtgtgtatgtatgtgtgtgtgtgcgcgcgcgcgcgtgtgtatgtgtgtgtgggtgtgtgtgtgtgtgtctcttggtgtttgtgtgtgagaCAGCGAGCACGCAAAagatggagagacagaaaaagaaggcTGAGAAAGAGAAGGTGCTCGCACACGCCCACATGTGGCCAAGATCCTTCAAACAGCTGCAGGAGAAGGGGGCATTCCTTTGAGAAGCTTGGTCCATGGGGACAGACAGTTGAGACTACAAATCCTAGCATGCATTGCACCTGACTACAGATCCCAGACCCCTCCGTGGCCTCTGTAGACCGCAGGTCCCAGCATGCAGCAGTCCCTGTGGCTTGCCTTCCCTCCTGCTTGCTGCACACCGGATGTGCCGTTTCCCTGCCCCGAGATAACCGTACTATAATTATGCAAACAGGAACTCCTGGCCAACTCTCACCGTCCACAGAGCCTCTTCTTTGTCCCCATGGTGTTGCAGGGAAGGAAGTGTCACCCAGTGGTAGCTGTTCTTGTGGCATCCAAAGTGCCTCCCCTACACTCCCATTTCGCCCCTCTTGACAGCCCCATGACAGAAGAATGTCATTATcctttcacagaaaaggaaagagtttCCGAGAAGTTAAGAGGCACTCTGGGCAGGTGGAAAGGACGTGGACCTGGGGGCCGGATAGATGGTCGAGGTTTGAAACTTAGCATTGCCACTTATTAAACCTGTGATCCATAGCCAGGCTCCTAATATCTCTGGTCCAGTTTCCCAGCCTATATGATGGGAAGAGTTCATGGTATCTCCCCAGGGGAGTTGTTGGAGAACAGAGTCATGTTCAAATTTGGCCTAGAGGCATTCAGTGAATGGAGTTTCCTTTTTTCAATCTTGCCAAAATCACCCAAAGGAGAGACAGAGCCAGCCTGGGCATCTTACCCTTGCTGGAGCTGGGGTGAGCAGGggccctgagctctggggtcCAGCCTCTCTGCCTTCTGCCTTCCCCTCTCCTTAGGTCCTGGGGAGTCAGAGAAGGTGCAGCAGCTGGAGGAACAGGTGCAGAGCCTGACCAAGGAGCTGCAAGGTCTGCGGGGCGTCCTGCAAGGACTGAGCGGGCGCCTGGCAGAGGATGTGCAGAGGGCTGTGGAGACAGCCTTCAACGGGAGGCAGCAGCCAGCTGACGCGGCTGCCCGCCCTGGGGTGCACGAAACCCTCAACGAGATCCAGCACCAGCTGCAGCTCCTGGACACCCGCGTCTCCACCCACGACCAGGAGCTGGGTCACCTCAACAACCATCatggcggcagcagcagcagtgggagCAGcagggccccagccccagcctcagcccctcccGGCCCCAGTGAGGAGCTGCTGCGGCAGCTGGAGCAGCGGTTGCAGGAGTCCTGCTCTGTGTGCCTGGCTGGGCTGGATGGCTTCCGCCGGCAGCAGCAGGAGGACAGGGAGCGGCTGCGAGCGCTGGAGAAGCTGCTGGCCTCCGTGGAGGAGCAGCAACGGCACCTCCCCGGGCTGGCCGTGGGACGCAGGCCCCCTCAGGAATGCTGCTCTCCAGAGCTGGGCCGGCGACTGGCAGAGCTGGAGcgcaggctggatgtggtggccgGCTCAGTGACAGTGCTGAGTGGGCGGCGAGGCACAGAGCTGGGAGGAGCTGCGGGGCAGGGGGGCCATCCCCCAGGCTACACCAGCTTGGCCTCCCGCCTGTCTCGCCTGGAGGACCGCTTCAACTCCACCCTGGGCCCCtcggaggagcaggaggagagctgGCCTGGGGCTCCTGGGGGGCTGAGCCACTGGCTGCCTGCTGCCCGGGGCCGACTAGAGCAGCTGGGGTCGCTGCTGGCCAATGTGAGCGGGGAGCTGGGGGGGCGGCTGGATCTGTTGGAGGAGCAGGTGGCAGGGGCCATGCAGGCATGCGGGCAGCTCTGCTCTGGGGCCCCTGGGGAGCAGGACTCTCAGGTCAGCGAGATCCTCAGTGCCTTGGAACGCAGGGTGCTGGACAGTGAGGGACAGCTGCGGCTGGTGGGCTCAGGCCTGCACACGGTGGAAGCAGCGGGGGAGGCCCGGCAGGCCATGCTGGAGGGACTACAAGGGGTTGTGGGCCGGCTCCAGGATCGTGTAGATGCCCAGGACGAGACAGCTGCAGAGTTCACATTACGGCTGAATCTCACTGCGGCCCGGCTAGGCCAACTGGAGGGGCTGCTGCAGGCCCATGGGGATGAGGGATGTGGGGCCTGTGGTGGAGTTCAAGAGGAACTAGGCCGCCTTCGGGATGGTGTGGAGCGCTGCTCCTGCCCCCTGTTGCCTCCTCGGGGTCCTGGGGCTGGTCCAGGTGTTGGGGGACCAAGCCGTGGGCCCCTGGACGGCTTCAGCGTGTTTGGGGGCAGCTCAGGCTCAGCCCTGCAGGCCCTGCAAGGAGAGCTTTCTGAGGTTATTCTCACCTTCAGCTCCCTCAATGACTCACTGAATGAGCTCCAGACCACTGTGGAGGGCCAGGGCGCTGATCTGGCTGACCTGGGGGCCACCAAGGACCGCATTATTTCTGAGATTAATAGACTGCAGCAGGAGGCCACAGAGCATGCTACGGAGAGTGAGGAGCGCTTCCGAGGCCTGGAGGAGGGACAGGCACAGGCCGGCCAGTGCCCCAGCCTAGAGGGGCGATTGGGCCGTCTTGAGGGTGTCTGTGAACGGTTGGACACTGTGGCTGGGGGACTGCAGGGCCTGCGCGAGGGCCTTTCCAGACACGTGGCTGGGCTCTGGGCCGGGCTACGGGAAACCAACACCACCAGCCAGACGCAGGCAGCCCTGTTGGAGAAGCTGGTGGGGGGACAGGCGGGTCTGGGCAGGCGGCTCGGTGCCCTTAACAGCTCCCTGCAGCTCCTGGAGGACCGTCTGCACCAGCTTAGCCTGAAGGACCTCACTGGTGAGGGGACAAAAGGCATGAGGGGACCCCTTTCAAGCCCCTTatttttcttccccctcccccagcccagcttCCAACTCATCTGCTTTCTCCTTGCTTTTCCCAGCATGAATTGCAGCCCCAACCACTATTCCAGGTGTTAGAGTTTGCCTGCAAGAGAGGATGCAAGGTCCTAgctccctgccctccctctgGCTGCTCACTAGGCCTGTGGGTGGAGAGAGGATGTTGCTGTGCCAGCCAGGGATCCAGCATATGCAGCAAGGGACCCCATTGCCCCCTCAGTCTGCAAAGCTCCACCTGTTCCATCTATCTTCTCCCTGTTCATGAAGCCACCACCCACCTTCCTTACCCATTGGAAACTCCTTTTATGGCCCTCTTTCAACTCAATTTTGTCACTGTAGGGCCTGCAGGAGAGGCTGGGCCCCCAGGGCCTCCTGGGCTGCAGGGGCCCCCAGGCCCTGCTGGACCTCCAGGATCGCCAGGCAAGGACGGGCAAGAGGGGCCCATCGGGCCACCAGGTATGTGCACTGAGACCCTTGCTGCAGTCAGGGTTGCCACTGCCCACCCTCCAACCCTGACCCCCTCTGGCAGCCCCAGGCTTGACATTCCACTCTGAACTTGACAAGGGGAATTGGGTCCTACTTGACTGATAGGGAAAATCAGAGGAAAGTGAGGAGGAACTGTGATAGTCACTGTGTTTGGTTAATGGGTAATAGGAGGCTAATGGATAATGTTGGCCCCACTGCAGTACTGGAGACTAAAGCTGAGTCTATTATGGCTGACTGGGGTGTGAAAAGCTGGGATGGCCCAGCAGTTGAACAGAATGGACCCTACCTATTCCTATTTTTCTTGATATCCCAATTCCTTCTTTGAAGTCCATGTAGCACCCAGCACAACAGAAGAGCCTCAGCAGATGTTTGCTGAGTGACTTAGTGAGAGCTGCTTTACTTCTCACTgctccctttcctcttctcacAGGTCCTCAAGGTGAACAGGGTGAGTGCCTTTCATTTGATTCTTGGGGGAGAAGCGACTAGGGGTTGGAGGATGGAGGTCCTCGGGCAGCCCTGGGCTGGGGATCCAGCAGGGGAAGGGGGCTGGCACTCTGCCCTGAGCATCCCCTTTAACACCCACCCTTCCTGCTCAGGAGTGGAGGGGGCACCAGCAGCCCCTGTGCCCCGAGTGGCATTTTCAGCTGCCCTGAGTTTGCCCCGGTCTGAACCAGGCACGGTCCCCTTCGACAGAGTCCTGCTCAATGATGGAGGCTATTATGATCCAGAGACAGGTAGGCCTGGGAGGGGCTGGGTTGAACAGTTGGAGAAATGGGTAAGGTGTGCAGTGTTATCTTCCCATTCTTGCCTCTTCCGACAGTGTGAATCTTTTCATTCTCTGATTTGGGGAGACCTCGgctctttcttcatttattcattctcagCCAGTGGGGAGAAGTagtagtcattcattcattcattcattcagcagatctCTACTGGGGTCTGCTCCTgcccaggcactgttttaagggCTGGGGATGCATAGTGAACAAAGCCCCAAGTTCCCTGCTGCTTGCATTCCAGTGAGGGGAAAAGACCCAGCGGGTCCCTCcggagtccaggagttctggtGCGCTCCCCGGAGCTTCCCTGGCCCCCCTGACTGCTATCCTTGTTCCCAGGCGTGTTCACAGCGCCACTGGCCGGACGCTACTTGCTGAGCGCGGTGCTGACTGGGCACCGGCACGAGAAAGTGGAGGCCGTGCTGTCCCGCTCCAACCAGGGCGTGGCCCGCGTAGACTCCGGCGGCTACGAGCCCGAGGGCCTGGAGAATAAGCCGGTGGCCGAGAGCCAGCCCAGCCCGGGCACCCTGGGCGTCTTCAGCCTCATCTTGCCGCTGCAGGCCGGGGACACGGTCTGCGTCGACTTGGTCATGGGGCAGCTGGCGCACTCGGAGGAGCCGCTCACCATCTTCAGCGGGGCCCTGCTCTATGGGGACCCAGAGCTTGAACACGCGTAGACTGGGGTCCCGCCCGACGTGTCTACGCCGGCTGAAGAGACAGCGGGGGCGGCAGGCTCCCGGGGTCCCGCCTGGGACGCAGCACCCAGCCCTGGGCGAGCGCCGCAACCGGGCCCGCAGCGGCACCGCGCCCAGAGGGGCCTCTCCCCAGGCCCGGGGCGCGCCGGCTCAGGGAGGCCCGGGGCCGCCCATGGAGACTTTTGGCCTGGCGCGATACCCCCGGAACCCCTCCAGGGCCGGCCTGCGGAAGAGCCGATCCTCGcaccctcctctccctccactgGCCCTCCAGGCGGAGTCCCTGGGGCTCCAGGCTCCCCCGCGCGGGCGCCGCCCACCGCCGTACTAAACGATCCAGGAATAAAGACACTTGGTTTTTCTAAAAAAACTAAACGAACCGTTCTGCTCCGGTACGGGGTCGGGGGCTGCCAGGCGTGCACAGGGCACGGGGCGGGAGAGACCGTGGCCTCCGGAGGGAACCCCGGGTACCGCACTGCGCTCGCCGCCTCCACCCAGCTCGGGGCTGCTGGCGGTTGGCTCAGGCAGCAAGCGGCGCCTGTCCGGCTTCTGCGACATCTCCCTAGCGTCCCGCCCATTTCGCCGGCGTCCGCCAGGGGGCGCTCGGCGTTCCCGCCACGTGAGGCTGCCGCCCACCCGGCGGGTCCCGCCGCTCCGCGGCGGAGGCGTGGCCTCGGCTGGGACTAAcccgggcggggcggggcagccGCGACCATGGTCTTCAGGCAGGGCTGCAGATGCAGGCCCAGCCCTACCTCGCGGGTCCAGGGTCGGGAGTCCGAGACGCAGGTGCAGCAGAGGGCGGGGCACGTAGCGCATTTCCAGCGCATTTTCTCTTTGCATTCTCGAGATCGCTTAGCCGCGCTTTAGAAAGGTTTGCATCAGCTCCGAGTCCATCTGACAagcgaggaaactgaggctgagaagtGGGAGGCGTTGCCATCTGCAGGCCCAGGCAACCTGCTACGGGAAGACCGGGGGCCAAGACCTCCGGGTTGGCTTTCCCAGGCCAGCTTGGGTCTTCGGGTGTCGGGAGCAAGGGCCCAGCTCCTTTCGTTTCCTGCACCCCTCGCCGCTGCAGGTggctccctggaggaggagcTCCCACGCGGAGGAGGAGTCAGGGCAGCTGGCAGCGAGGACACCATCCTcctggataacaggcagaggcCGGGAGGAACCCGTCAGTCGGGCGGGCAGGAAGCTCTGGGATCAGCCTCATGGAAGAGAAGCAGATCCTGTGCGTGGGGCTAGTGGTGCTGGACGTCATCAGCCTGGTGGACAAGTACCCTAAGGAGGACTCAGAGATAAGGTAGGGGCGCCCAGGTCCCCTAGGGGACCCCAGCGGCTGCTGCAGTCCAGCATTTGTGCCAGCGACCGAGGCTGCAGAGACCCCGCAGTGAGGCCCTGAGAGCCCAACTTCAAGGCCGGACCGGCGCCCTCTACCCGGGAGTCCTGGGGGGGCTCCCAGtatgagagaagagaggaaggaatgagGTCTTTAATAAGACGACCCAGGATTTAATAGCATTGTGTTAGCCAATTTCCATTTCAACTCAGGGACGGTGTCAGGCATCAggatccccattttactgataagcAAGTATAGATTCAGAGACGAAGGGGCTTATCCAGGGGCACACAGCTACCAAGGTGCAGGACCCAtttcctgcttctgctgcttctttttaAACCCACTTGCCTCTCATCAACATTTACTTCTAACTTATTTATCACACATATCTCGCACCTATTCCTGAGAAAGATTTGAGGTAGTTTACAGTAAAAAGTATGTACAGTTACACTGTTGCAGAACATTTAAGAcggtggaggccgggcgcggtggctcaagcctgtaatcccagcactttgggaggccgagacgggcggatcacgaggtcaggagatcgagaccatcctggctaacacagtgaaaccccgtctctactaaaaatacaaaaacttagccgggcgaggtggcaggcgcctgtagtcccagctactcgggaggctgaggcaggagaatggcgtgaacccgggaggcggagcttgcagtgagctgagatccggccactgcactccagcctgggtgacagagccagactccgtctcaaaataaataaataaataaataaataaataaaataataataaaaaataaaaaaataagacgGTGGTATTTGAGCTTTGACTATAGCTCAGGGCTTGCTGGTACTGGAGGCAAGCTTTTTCCTGGTGCTAAATTCCAAGAGGAGTTTACCAGAAGTCCTCTTCACAAAGGTCAGTGAACACTGTTTAGTAGTGGAAACATCCTTCTCAGTTGTCTGCTGGAAACTGAAGTCActtgttggttcttttttttttttttttttttttttgagacagggtttcattgtgtcgtccaggctggagtgcagtggcggcacaaccatgctcactgcagccttgacctcccagactcaagtgatcctcccacctcagcctcctgagtagctgggactacacacgcACGTCACCATCAcagctgtattttaaattttgtgtagggATGGTttctcactatgttgatcagggt
This Theropithecus gelada isolate Dixy chromosome 13, Tgel_1.0, whole genome shotgun sequence DNA region includes the following protein-coding sequences:
- the EMILIN1 gene encoding EMILIN-1; protein product: MAPCTLWSCYLCCLLTAAAGAASYPPRGYSLYTGSGGALSPGGPQAQSAPRPASRHRNWCAYVVTRTVSCVLEDGVETYVKYQPCAWGQPQCPQSIMYRRFLRPRYRVAYKTVTDMEWRCCQGYGGDDCAESPAPALGPASSTPRPLPRPARPNLSGSSAGSPLSGLGGEGPGESEKVQQLEEQVQSLTKELQGLRGVLQGLSGRLAEDVQRAVETAFNGRQQPADAAARPGVHETLNEIQHQLQLLDTRVSTHDQELGHLNNHHGGSSSSGSSRAPAPASAPPGPSEELLRQLEQRLQESCSVCLAGLDGFRRQQQEDRERLRALEKLLASVEEQQRHLPGLAVGRRPPQECCSPELGRRLAELERRLDVVAGSVTVLSGRRGTELGGAAGQGGHPPGYTSLASRLSRLEDRFNSTLGPSEEQEESWPGAPGGLSHWLPAARGRLEQLGSLLANVSGELGGRLDLLEEQVAGAMQACGQLCSGAPGEQDSQVSEILSALERRVLDSEGQLRLVGSGLHTVEAAGEARQAMLEGLQGVVGRLQDRVDAQDETAAEFTLRLNLTAARLGQLEGLLQAHGDEGCGACGGVQEELGRLRDGVERCSCPLLPPRGPGAGPGVGGPSRGPLDGFSVFGGSSGSALQALQGELSEVILTFSSLNDSLNELQTTVEGQGADLADLGATKDRIISEINRLQQEATEHATESEERFRGLEEGQAQAGQCPSLEGRLGRLEGVCERLDTVAGGLQGLREGLSRHVAGLWAGLRETNTTSQTQAALLEKLVGGQAGLGRRLGALNSSLQLLEDRLHQLSLKDLTGPAGEAGPPGPPGLQGPPGPAGPPGSPGKDGQEGPIGPPGPQGEQGVEGAPAAPVPRVAFSAALSLPRSEPGTVPFDRVLLNDGGYYDPETGVFTAPLAGRYLLSAVLTGHRHEKVEAVLSRSNQGVARVDSGGYEPEGLENKPVAESQPSPGTLGVFSLILPLQAGDTVCVDLVMGQLAHSEEPLTIFSGALLYGDPELEHA